One region of Qipengyuania gaetbuli genomic DNA includes:
- the folK gene encoding 2-amino-4-hydroxy-6-hydroxymethyldihydropteridine diphosphokinase, translating to MGQASSHRYVIALGSNMRVPGIGAPRAVLPTALERLADRGVEVEIASRIRASHPVGPSLRTYANGAAIVSAPLDPPMMLALLQSVESGFGRERRGARWRARSLDLDIVLWSGGTWFAPDLVIPHLLFRERDFVLRPAAEIAPDWRDPVTGLTLRQLAARAA from the coding sequence ATGGGGCAGGCAAGCAGCCACCGTTACGTTATCGCGCTGGGTTCGAACATGCGCGTGCCGGGTATCGGCGCGCCGCGGGCTGTGCTGCCGACAGCCTTGGAGCGGCTGGCTGATCGCGGGGTAGAGGTCGAAATCGCCTCGCGCATCCGGGCCAGCCACCCGGTCGGCCCCTCGCTCAGGACCTATGCCAACGGCGCGGCAATCGTGTCCGCTCCGCTCGATCCGCCGATGATGCTCGCCCTGCTGCAGTCGGTGGAGAGCGGATTCGGGCGCGAGAGGCGCGGCGCGCGCTGGCGGGCACGCAGCCTCGACCTCGATATCGTGCTGTGGAGCGGCGGGACCTGGTTCGCCCCGGACCTCGTCATTCCGCACCTCCTGTTTCGCGAGCGCGACTTCGTGCTGCGCCCGGCTGCCGAGATTGCACCCGACTGGCGCGATCCCGTGACGGGCCTTACCCTTCGGCAGCTGGCTGCGCGCGCGGCCTGA
- a CDS encoding LbetaH domain-containing protein — protein sequence MAAWFLFARWTPPFLHPWRALMLKAFGARIGSNCRVHASACVWWPGNLELGDNVLIGPGALLYNQGHICVGSDSVISQRAHLCASSHDIADPHFQLVLDPVTIRRGCWVAAEAFVGPGVTMGEGAVLSARGALFSDAEAWTVYRGNPATALRPRAQPAAEG from the coding sequence ATGGCTGCCTGGTTTCTCTTCGCCCGCTGGACACCTCCGTTCCTCCACCCGTGGCGCGCGCTGATGCTCAAGGCTTTCGGCGCGCGGATCGGCAGCAATTGCCGTGTTCATGCGAGTGCGTGCGTGTGGTGGCCCGGCAATCTCGAGCTGGGCGACAACGTGCTGATCGGTCCGGGGGCGCTGCTCTACAACCAGGGGCATATCTGCGTGGGCAGCGACAGCGTGATCTCGCAGCGCGCGCACCTGTGCGCCAGTTCGCACGATATCGCCGATCCGCATTTCCAGCTGGTGCTCGACCCGGTGACCATCAGGCGCGGTTGCTGGGTAGCTGCCGAAGCTTTCGTCGGCCCGGGCGTCACCATGGGCGAAGGGGCTGTCCTGTCTGCGCGCGGTGCCCTGTTCTCGGACGCAGAAGCCTGGACGGTCTATCGCGGCAATCCCGCCACTGCGCTCAGGCCGCGCGCGCAGCCAGCTGCCGAAGGGTAA
- a CDS encoding class I mannose-6-phosphate isomerase, which translates to MSAQDLPIKRVEKIWGRNPLPPPFALPGDEERIGEIWFEPSDAMPDVLVKYLFTSEKLSVQVHPADAASPTGRGKEECWLVLDAEPGARLAMGFKHSVDADAMRAAALDGSIEDLLEWRAVEPGDFFYIPAGTVHAIGEGLTLLEVQQNTDITYRLYDYGRPRELHLDAAIEVASGEPYPAGLHRKVAPDAEAVLVDGPHFRLFQLHGVPSANILGRLNGAIQVLPLSGDVAVSSARIAPGSSAMASGIDEVEFGTAARTLIACSAEQS; encoded by the coding sequence ATGAGCGCGCAAGATCTTCCTATCAAGCGGGTGGAAAAGATCTGGGGGCGCAACCCCTTGCCGCCTCCCTTTGCGCTTCCCGGGGACGAAGAGCGGATCGGGGAAATCTGGTTCGAGCCTTCCGATGCGATGCCGGACGTGCTCGTCAAATACCTTTTCACGAGCGAAAAGCTCTCGGTCCAGGTCCATCCCGCTGATGCTGCTAGCCCGACGGGAAGGGGTAAGGAAGAATGCTGGCTGGTTCTTGACGCAGAGCCGGGTGCAAGGCTGGCGATGGGGTTCAAACATTCGGTCGATGCCGATGCCATGCGCGCCGCTGCGCTCGACGGTTCGATCGAGGACCTGCTCGAATGGCGCGCGGTCGAACCGGGCGATTTCTTCTACATTCCGGCCGGCACGGTCCATGCCATCGGCGAAGGCCTGACGCTGCTCGAAGTGCAGCAGAACACCGATATCACCTATCGCCTCTACGATTATGGGCGTCCGCGCGAACTGCATCTGGATGCAGCCATCGAAGTGGCGTCGGGTGAGCCCTATCCTGCTGGACTGCACCGCAAGGTGGCACCCGATGCGGAAGCGGTGTTGGTAGACGGTCCGCATTTCCGACTGTTCCAGCTCCATGGAGTGCCTTCGGCGAATATACTCGGCAGGTTGAATGGCGCCATACAGGTCCTGCCGCTTTCCGGAGATGTCGCGGTGTCGAGCGCCCGTATAGCGCCCGGGTCGAGCGCAATGGCATCGGGCATCGACGAGGTCGAATTCGGCACGGCGGCGCGCACGCTGATCGCGTGTTCGGCAGAACAATCCTGA
- a CDS encoding mannose-1-phosphate guanylyltransferase yields MSKIYPVILCGGSGTRLWPRSRRVKPKPFLPLLGDRTLFQQALDRVSNAELFEAPIVVAGEAHTSFIAEQAGEHRLVVEPAAKNTAPAIALTARLLPRDAVMLVCPSDHHIADEAAFLDGVRTAASLAREGYLVSFGIAPDRPATGYGYIKRGEAVGAGHRIERFVEKPDMERAQQFLDDGGFVWNGGIFAFPAGKLLDELATHRPDMAEAVEASAASGRWVDTRFDPGAAAFARIAGESVDFAVMENTSHAAVVSADIGWSDIGDWSALMEARQVDEDGNVLSGRTDAMDCRGVMVDTDGPRVSIVGLTDVIVVVDGDDILVLSRDHAQSVGKLDGAANQ; encoded by the coding sequence ATGAGTAAGATCTACCCAGTTATCCTTTGCGGCGGCAGCGGGACGCGCCTTTGGCCGCGCAGCCGCCGCGTGAAGCCGAAACCGTTCCTTCCACTCCTGGGCGACCGGACCCTGTTCCAGCAGGCGCTGGACCGCGTATCGAATGCCGAGCTTTTCGAGGCGCCCATCGTGGTGGCCGGAGAGGCGCATACCAGTTTCATCGCAGAACAGGCGGGCGAGCACCGCCTGGTCGTCGAACCGGCGGCCAAGAATACCGCCCCTGCAATCGCGCTGACGGCACGGCTGCTTCCCCGCGATGCGGTGATGCTCGTCTGCCCGAGCGACCACCACATCGCCGATGAGGCCGCCTTCCTTGACGGTGTGCGTACTGCCGCATCGCTCGCGCGGGAGGGCTACCTCGTCTCCTTCGGCATCGCGCCCGACCGCCCCGCCACTGGATACGGCTATATCAAGCGCGGCGAGGCCGTCGGGGCAGGACACCGTATCGAGCGGTTCGTCGAAAAACCCGACATGGAGCGGGCACAGCAATTCCTCGACGATGGCGGGTTCGTCTGGAACGGTGGCATCTTCGCATTTCCGGCGGGCAAGTTGCTCGACGAACTTGCGACCCATCGTCCCGATATGGCGGAAGCGGTTGAAGCATCGGCTGCATCGGGCAGATGGGTCGACACGCGTTTCGATCCCGGGGCGGCGGCTTTTGCACGCATCGCCGGGGAAAGCGTCGACTTCGCGGTGATGGAGAATACCTCCCACGCTGCAGTCGTGTCGGCGGACATCGGCTGGTCCGATATCGGTGACTGGAGCGCGTTGATGGAAGCTCGCCAGGTGGACGAAGACGGCAATGTCCTGTCGGGCCGAACGGATGCCATGGATTGCCGCGGCGTGATGGTCGACACCGATGGCCCACGCGTTTCCATCGTCGGCCTCACCGACGTGATCGTCGTGGTCGATGGCGACGACATCCTCGTCCTCTCGCGCGATCATGCCCAGAGCGTTGGCAAGCTGGACGGGGCTGCCAATCAATGA
- a CDS encoding TIGR04282 family arsenosugar biosynthesis glycosyltransferase: MNAPRLSVFARLPVPGKVKTRLIPALGEEGAARLYARLLAHTVEVAKASGLEFELRVTGGEEAAFHELFGGDVSVVNQGEGDLGARMAGVLAPCLIIGSDCPAISVPLLQAAAGALADRKVVLGPANDGGYYLVGLAEPMPFLFEAMEWSTPQVLSQTLARLAERRIGPAILPELADIDTAEDLAAWPEFE; the protein is encoded by the coding sequence ATGAACGCTCCGCGACTGTCCGTTTTTGCCCGCCTGCCTGTGCCGGGAAAGGTCAAGACGCGCTTGATTCCCGCACTCGGTGAAGAGGGCGCGGCACGCCTCTATGCGCGCCTGCTGGCCCATACGGTCGAGGTGGCGAAAGCGAGCGGCCTGGAATTCGAGCTGCGGGTGACAGGTGGCGAGGAGGCGGCCTTCCACGAACTCTTCGGCGGCGATGTGAGCGTCGTCAACCAGGGCGAGGGCGATCTGGGGGCGCGGATGGCAGGCGTGCTTGCGCCCTGCCTCATCATCGGGAGCGACTGTCCGGCCATTTCCGTGCCGCTCCTGCAGGCGGCGGCAGGCGCGCTGGCGGATCGCAAGGTCGTGCTCGGCCCTGCCAATGACGGGGGCTATTATCTCGTCGGACTGGCCGAGCCGATGCCCTTCCTGTTCGAGGCGATGGAATGGAGTACGCCGCAGGTCCTGTCGCAAACGCTCGCGCGGCTGGCAGAGCGCCGGATCGGCCCCGCGATCCTGCCCGAACTGGCCGATATCGATACGGCGGAAGACCTCGCCGCCTGGCCCGAATTCGAATGA
- a CDS encoding glycosyltransferase: MSVTLLVPSLDEEKALPVLVERLASLDPAPAEIMLVDGGSSDATVAIAREAGWRILETARGRALQINAGVEEARGEIVCVLHADTLPPTDMVGVIEGAMQDRRTALASFSPVIRGPERTRWGTTLHNWAKTWYAPLITRPHLFFRGVRLLFGDHAMFFRRADFLSVGGCTPGDAVMEEADLCVKLARLGRVRMLPQRVYTSDRRIAEWGALKANWIYFKVGMLWAFGLRSRMAKHYPDVR, from the coding sequence ATGAGCGTCACGCTGCTGGTTCCTTCGCTGGACGAGGAAAAGGCGCTGCCCGTGCTGGTGGAGCGGCTCGCCAGTCTCGATCCCGCGCCTGCCGAGATCATGCTGGTCGATGGTGGCAGCAGCGATGCGACGGTCGCCATCGCGCGCGAGGCGGGATGGCGCATTCTCGAGACGGCGCGGGGCAGGGCGCTCCAGATCAATGCCGGGGTAGAGGAAGCGCGCGGGGAGATCGTCTGCGTCCTCCATGCAGACACTTTGCCGCCGACCGACATGGTAGGAGTGATTGAGGGCGCAATGCAGGACCGGCGCACCGCGCTCGCCAGTTTCAGCCCGGTCATCCGCGGCCCCGAGCGGACACGCTGGGGGACCACGCTCCATAACTGGGCCAAGACCTGGTACGCGCCACTCATCACGCGCCCGCACCTGTTCTTTCGCGGTGTGCGCCTGCTGTTCGGCGACCATGCCATGTTCTTCCGCCGCGCCGATTTCCTGAGCGTCGGCGGGTGCACGCCGGGCGATGCGGTGATGGAGGAAGCCGATCTGTGCGTGAAGCTGGCGCGGCTGGGCCGGGTGCGGATGTTGCCGCAGCGGGTCTACACTTCCGACCGGCGGATTGCCGAATGGGGGGCGCTCAAGGCGAACTGGATCTATTTCAAGGTCGGCATGCTCTGGGCGTTCGGCCTGCGCAGCCGGATGGCAAAGCACTATCCCGACGTGCGCTAG
- a CDS encoding SDR family oxidoreductase, protein MKVLVTGAAGLVGGEVCARLLAHGHEVTGLVHRNPDVRANDGAAVEIPTVKGDVSQARLGLSHDTFAGVAEAHDLVVHCAASVRFDLEEEDYRATNVDGVRHALELAEAGGMGFLHVSTAYVCGTRDGPIMEDAPLPDSGFANGYEASKAAGERLVRQSTARWAIARPSIVVGAHEDGAIRQFDTTYAAFKLIAEGRVRHMPARPGATLDFVPIDHVAAGIVALAERMEVAAGGTYHLVSGQPLPVERFTGAIGAHPQFHEPELVAPDRFDPALLPALERRLFKRVAGLYASYFQRDPHFSDTRFREVTGLECPVTGEDYIRRLIDHCIAVGFLADA, encoded by the coding sequence GTGAAGGTGCTGGTGACGGGGGCTGCCGGACTGGTGGGCGGAGAGGTTTGCGCGCGGCTGCTTGCGCACGGCCACGAGGTAACCGGCCTCGTCCACCGCAATCCGGACGTGCGCGCGAACGACGGCGCTGCGGTCGAAATACCCACTGTGAAGGGCGACGTATCGCAAGCGCGTCTGGGCCTGTCTCACGATACCTTCGCAGGGGTGGCAGAGGCCCACGACCTGGTCGTCCACTGCGCGGCCAGCGTGCGCTTCGACCTCGAGGAAGAGGACTACCGCGCCACCAATGTCGATGGCGTGCGCCATGCGCTGGAACTGGCGGAAGCCGGCGGCATGGGCTTCCTGCACGTCTCGACGGCCTATGTCTGCGGAACGCGCGACGGGCCGATCATGGAGGACGCCCCCCTGCCGGATAGCGGCTTTGCCAATGGCTACGAAGCCAGCAAGGCGGCGGGCGAGCGGCTCGTCCGGCAAAGCACTGCCAGATGGGCAATCGCACGCCCCTCGATCGTGGTGGGTGCGCACGAAGACGGGGCTATCCGCCAATTCGATACGACATACGCGGCCTTCAAGCTGATTGCCGAAGGGCGCGTGCGGCATATGCCTGCCCGCCCGGGCGCGACGCTCGACTTCGTGCCGATCGACCACGTGGCGGCAGGTATTGTCGCGCTGGCGGAACGCATGGAGGTTGCCGCCGGCGGCACCTACCACCTCGTATCCGGCCAGCCGCTGCCGGTAGAGCGTTTCACCGGGGCTATCGGCGCCCATCCGCAGTTCCACGAACCCGAACTGGTCGCGCCCGACCGCTTCGATCCCGCCTTGCTCCCCGCGCTGGAGAGGCGCTTGTTCAAGCGGGTTGCAGGGCTTTACGCGAGCTATTTCCAGCGCGACCCGCATTTCTCGGACACGCGCTTTCGCGAAGTGACAGGCCTCGAATGCCCCGTCACGGGCGAGGACTATATCCGGCGCCTCATCGACCATTGCATTGCGGTGGGCTTCCTGGCCGACGCCTAG
- a CDS encoding dihydrolipoyl dehydrogenase family protein has protein sequence MKFTHDVIVIGGGAGGLVAAGGCALFGLEVALIEGRKMGGECLNDGCVPSKALITAAKRAAEAREGTRYGVTLDQPKVDWLGVRQHIRDAIAAIEPHDSAERFEEMGCEVIRDWAKVTGPQSVEVGGRTLRAPRIVIATGSKPAIPPIEGVDRIPYLTNEDIFDIDALPDHLVIVGGGVIGMEMAQAFRRLGSAVTVVEPDELMARDDRESVALVREVMEGEGVRFVKGLASKVEGREGAIRLHIGGEAIDGSHLLIATGRKARCEGFGLEDIGVKMGRGGIVTDERRRTSVKGIYAIGDCRDGPRLTHVSGYEGSNVALEITLGLPAKVDYSALPWCTYTEPEVAQIGLTEQEAREKYGEKLRIVTESFHDNERALTEGNDKGQAKVMLKGTKVVGASLVGKNVGELLLPYTQTITGKSSTFALGSAVIAYPTRSEITKATAFAAWEPTVFGPLPKKWAGFLARMRRRLS, from the coding sequence ATGAAATTCACCCATGACGTGATCGTGATCGGCGGCGGGGCCGGAGGACTTGTCGCTGCCGGCGGCTGCGCGCTCTTCGGCCTCGAAGTCGCCCTGATCGAAGGGCGCAAGATGGGCGGGGAGTGCCTCAACGATGGCTGCGTGCCGTCTAAGGCGCTGATTACGGCAGCCAAGCGTGCGGCAGAGGCACGGGAAGGCACGCGCTACGGGGTAACGCTCGACCAGCCCAAGGTCGACTGGCTCGGCGTACGCCAGCACATTCGCGATGCCATCGCTGCGATCGAACCGCATGACAGCGCAGAACGGTTCGAGGAAATGGGCTGCGAGGTCATCCGCGACTGGGCGAAAGTGACCGGTCCGCAGTCGGTCGAGGTCGGCGGACGGACCCTGCGCGCACCGCGCATCGTCATCGCCACCGGCTCGAAGCCGGCCATCCCCCCGATCGAGGGCGTGGACAGAATCCCCTATCTCACCAATGAGGACATCTTCGACATCGATGCACTGCCCGACCACCTCGTGATCGTCGGCGGCGGGGTCATCGGCATGGAAATGGCACAGGCCTTCCGCCGTCTCGGCAGCGCCGTCACCGTGGTCGAGCCGGACGAGCTGATGGCCCGTGACGACCGCGAAAGCGTGGCGCTGGTGCGCGAGGTGATGGAGGGCGAGGGCGTCCGCTTCGTCAAGGGGCTCGCCAGCAAGGTCGAGGGCCGCGAAGGCGCTATCCGCCTCCATATCGGCGGGGAAGCCATCGACGGATCGCATCTGCTGATCGCCACGGGCCGCAAGGCCCGATGCGAAGGCTTCGGCCTGGAAGATATCGGTGTGAAGATGGGCCGCGGCGGTATCGTGACCGACGAACGCCGCCGCACCTCCGTGAAGGGCATCTACGCCATCGGGGACTGCCGTGACGGGCCGCGCCTGACCCATGTGTCGGGCTACGAAGGCTCCAACGTGGCGCTCGAAATCACGCTCGGCCTGCCGGCCAAGGTCGACTATTCGGCCCTTCCTTGGTGCACCTACACCGAGCCGGAAGTTGCCCAGATTGGCCTGACCGAACAGGAGGCGCGCGAGAAATACGGCGAGAAGCTGCGGATCGTCACCGAAAGCTTCCACGACAACGAACGCGCGCTGACCGAAGGCAATGACAAGGGCCAAGCAAAGGTCATGCTCAAGGGCACCAAAGTCGTCGGCGCCAGCCTGGTGGGCAAGAATGTCGGCGAACTGCTGCTGCCCTACACGCAGACTATCACCGGCAAGAGCAGCACCTTCGCGCTAGGCTCTGCGGTCATCGCCTATCCCACCCGCAGCGAGATCACCAAGGCGACTGCCTTTGCCGCATGGGAGCCGACCGTGTTCGGGCCCCTGCCGAAGAAATGGGCGGGGTTCCTCGCACGGATGAGGCGGCGGCTTTCGTGA
- a CDS encoding radical SAM protein has product MNVRSASRNAPAGPSPFAVEAAALPREKFVDPALTAKGEPRASVPLVRLDTLWLNTGTLCNLACATCYIESSPTNDALVYLRSHDAGRFLDEAAGMGTREIGFTGGEPFMNPDILAMLEDSLARGFEVLVLTNAMRPMRRHERALLALRERFGERLTLRVSLDHHSRPVHEAERGANSWGPAMDGLRWLSDHGFAIAVAGRLLPGEGEQEARRAYAALFAGEGIGIDAHDPARLVLFPEMDAGKDIAEITTACWDILGKSPSDIMCASSRMVVHRKGEPSPRVAACTLIPYDPGFDLGATLAEASGEVALNHPHCARFCVLGGASCSA; this is encoded by the coding sequence GTGAACGTCCGTTCGGCTTCCCGCAACGCACCGGCCGGCCCTTCGCCCTTCGCGGTCGAGGCGGCGGCATTGCCGCGCGAAAAATTCGTCGATCCAGCGCTCACTGCCAAGGGCGAACCGCGCGCAAGCGTGCCGCTGGTCCGGCTCGATACGCTGTGGCTCAACACCGGCACGCTGTGCAATCTGGCCTGCGCCACCTGCTATATCGAAAGCAGCCCGACCAACGATGCGCTGGTCTATCTGCGTAGCCACGATGCGGGCCGCTTCCTCGATGAAGCGGCTGGCATGGGGACCCGCGAGATCGGCTTCACCGGGGGCGAGCCGTTCATGAACCCCGATATCCTCGCAATGCTGGAGGACAGCCTTGCGCGCGGGTTCGAGGTGCTTGTATTGACCAATGCCATGCGCCCCATGCGCCGGCACGAGCGCGCGCTGCTCGCCTTGCGCGAAAGGTTCGGCGAGCGGCTGACACTGCGTGTGAGCCTCGACCACCATTCTCGGCCCGTTCACGAGGCGGAGCGCGGTGCCAACAGCTGGGGTCCCGCGATGGACGGGCTGCGCTGGCTGTCGGACCATGGCTTCGCGATCGCCGTTGCGGGACGGCTCCTGCCGGGCGAGGGCGAGCAGGAGGCACGCCGCGCCTATGCCGCGCTGTTCGCTGGCGAAGGGATCGGAATCGACGCGCATGACCCTGCGCGGCTGGTGCTGTTTCCCGAAATGGACGCAGGCAAGGACATCGCGGAAATCACTACCGCGTGCTGGGACATCCTCGGCAAGTCACCTTCCGACATCATGTGCGCGTCGAGCCGGATGGTCGTGCACCGCAAGGGCGAGCCTAGCCCACGCGTCGCTGCCTGCACGCTCATCCCCTATGACCCAGGGTTCGACCTCGGTGCAACGCTGGCAGAGGCGAGCGGAGAGGTGGCCCTGAACCACCCGCATTGCGCGCGCTTCTGCGTGCTGGGCGGAGCCAGCTGTTCGGCCTAG
- a CDS encoding queuosine precursor transporter: protein MTESPANETRLAAAAMPLGLFVYILLYGGMTVLAGVLAFKQVQLWPTDLAVESGIFAFLLLVVISSTIAQLYGEKLANRIVWFGFVPLLISGLLMQLVLNLPASPEMIGGRADDLAAFERVHATIWRVWAAGPAAYIVSLLLNVWIFSRLRGNAEGGGAFSLMARGAVASALSQAIDSVIFITLAFYGQFPITNLLIGQVIAKVALSIVLVPFLITGGVALAKWLDSRKRA, encoded by the coding sequence ATGACCGAAAGCCCGGCCAACGAAACCCGCCTTGCCGCAGCCGCCATGCCGCTCGGCCTGTTCGTCTATATCCTGCTTTACGGGGGCATGACCGTGCTCGCGGGTGTGCTCGCGTTCAAACAGGTGCAGCTGTGGCCGACCGACCTTGCGGTGGAATCGGGCATCTTCGCCTTCCTCCTGCTGGTGGTGATTTCCAGCACCATCGCCCAGCTCTACGGAGAAAAGCTCGCCAACCGGATCGTGTGGTTCGGCTTCGTCCCGCTGCTGATTTCGGGCCTCTTGATGCAGCTTGTGCTGAACCTTCCCGCATCGCCCGAAATGATCGGCGGACGGGCAGACGACCTGGCAGCGTTCGAGCGCGTTCATGCGACGATCTGGCGCGTCTGGGCTGCGGGGCCTGCCGCCTATATCGTCTCGCTGCTGCTTAACGTGTGGATCTTCTCGCGCCTGCGCGGCAATGCCGAAGGCGGCGGTGCGTTTTCACTGATGGCGCGCGGCGCGGTTGCGTCTGCGCTGAGCCAGGCAATCGATTCGGTGATCTTCATCACGCTGGCCTTCTATGGCCAGTTCCCGATCACCAACCTCCTCATCGGACAGGTCATTGCCAAGGTCGCGCTCAGCATCGTGCTGGTGCCCTTCCTTATCACGGGCGGCGTCGCGCTGGCGAAGTGGCTGGATAGCCGCAAGCGCGCCTAG
- a CDS encoding NupC/NupG family nucleoside CNT transporter gives MPPFIINIVGILAILSIAFLLSTGKRRIKLRVVGAAFALQALMALLVLRTPWGVEAIQAMSNGVIALLDYSKAGITAIFGPMEGNPFTNTFVIAALPVIIFFAALVSILYHWGIMQRLVRWVGGAIGWITGISKVEALGSAANIFVGQSESPLVVRPYLAALTPSRLFTLMSVGMAGVAGTILAAYASFIGAEAVPFLLAAAFMSAPGGILMAKIIMPDDESDLARDAAEMAEVKLPDARISGDGPAALTESGKPHEVEVAETFEEGHKPANVIEAAAQGTQTGVKLAVAVGAMVMVFVALVALANGILGGIGGWFGYPDISFQQLLGYVFAPVMYLIGIPWEQAGAAGGLFGTKIVLNEFVAFIELGAMDATVLTERSRAIITFALCGFANFSSIAIQMAVTGGLAPNQRPVIAKLGIRALAAGSLANLMSAALAGLFLPY, from the coding sequence ATGCCGCCTTTCATTATCAATATCGTCGGTATCCTCGCGATCCTGTCGATCGCTTTCCTGCTGTCCACCGGCAAGCGCCGCATCAAGCTGCGCGTCGTGGGTGCGGCTTTCGCATTGCAGGCCCTGATGGCGCTGCTCGTCCTGCGCACGCCGTGGGGTGTCGAGGCGATCCAGGCGATGTCGAACGGCGTCATTGCCCTGCTCGACTATTCCAAGGCCGGTATCACCGCGATCTTCGGTCCGATGGAAGGCAATCCCTTCACCAATACCTTCGTGATTGCCGCCCTGCCGGTTATCATCTTCTTCGCCGCGCTCGTCTCGATCCTCTACCACTGGGGTATCATGCAGCGGCTGGTGCGCTGGGTCGGCGGTGCGATCGGCTGGATCACGGGCATCTCCAAGGTGGAAGCGCTCGGCAGCGCGGCCAATATCTTCGTCGGCCAGTCGGAAAGCCCGCTGGTCGTGCGCCCCTATCTCGCAGCGCTCACGCCCAGCCGCCTGTTCACCCTGATGAGCGTCGGCATGGCCGGCGTGGCGGGCACGATCCTGGCTGCATATGCCAGCTTCATCGGCGCCGAGGCCGTGCCTTTCCTGCTTGCAGCCGCCTTCATGTCGGCACCCGGCGGTATCCTGATGGCCAAGATCATCATGCCCGACGACGAGAGCGATCTCGCGCGTGACGCGGCCGAGATGGCCGAGGTCAAGCTGCCCGATGCCCGCATCAGCGGCGACGGGCCGGCGGCTCTCACCGAAAGCGGCAAGCCGCACGAGGTCGAGGTGGCCGAGACCTTCGAGGAAGGCCACAAGCCTGCCAACGTCATCGAGGCGGCCGCCCAGGGCACCCAGACCGGCGTGAAGCTGGCGGTTGCCGTCGGTGCCATGGTGATGGTGTTCGTCGCGCTGGTCGCGCTCGCCAACGGCATCCTCGGCGGTATCGGCGGCTGGTTCGGCTATCCGGACATCAGCTTCCAGCAGCTGCTCGGCTATGTATTCGCGCCGGTCATGTACCTCATCGGCATTCCGTGGGAGCAGGCCGGCGCTGCCGGCGGGCTGTTCGGCACGAAGATCGTGCTCAACGAATTCGTCGCCTTCATCGAACTGGGCGCGATGGACGCGACCGTCCTTACCGAACGCAGCCGGGCGATCATCACTTTCGCGCTCTGCGGCTTTGCGAATTTCAGCTCGATCGCCATCCAGATGGCGGTGACGGGCGGCCTTGCGCCAAATCAAAGGCCGGTCATCGCCAAGCTCGGTATCCGCGCGCTGGCTGCCGGTAGCCTCGCCAACCTGATGAGCGCGGCACTGGCGGGACTCTTCCTACCGTATTAA
- a CDS encoding isopenicillin N synthase family dioxygenase, producing MTDSNTDIAVVSLAQPLENIADELGRSFQEYGFAVIRDHGIPQELIDRAEALSKEFFALPDETKRAYHIPGGGGARGYTPFGTEKAKDAKVHDLKEFWHVGRELPEGHELAEYMAANVWPDEVDGFRETFSELYTAFEEAGGRVLEAIALHLGLPREFFAATVKDGNSVMRLLRYPPLEGAEAEGAIRAAAHGDINTITLLLGAEEAGLELLTKQDEWKAVDVPEGALVINVGDMLDRLTNGKLRSTTHRVVNPRGEAAYRARYSMPFFLHFRPDYTIETLESCIDPARPDDHPAPISSHDFLMQRLREINLA from the coding sequence ATGACCGATTCCAACACCGATATCGCGGTTGTGTCGCTGGCACAGCCGCTCGAAAACATCGCCGACGAGCTTGGCCGCAGCTTCCAGGAATACGGCTTTGCCGTGATCCGCGACCATGGCATCCCGCAGGAACTGATCGACCGCGCCGAAGCGCTGTCGAAGGAATTTTTCGCGCTGCCGGACGAAACGAAGCGCGCCTACCACATTCCGGGCGGGGGCGGTGCACGCGGCTACACGCCGTTCGGCACCGAAAAGGCCAAGGATGCCAAGGTCCACGACCTCAAGGAATTCTGGCACGTCGGGCGCGAACTTCCCGAAGGGCACGAGCTGGCCGAATATATGGCCGCCAATGTCTGGCCGGACGAAGTCGACGGGTTCCGCGAGACCTTTTCCGAACTCTACACGGCCTTCGAGGAGGCCGGTGGCCGCGTGCTGGAGGCGATCGCGCTCCATCTCGGCCTGCCGCGCGAATTCTTCGCCGCCACCGTCAAGGACGGCAATTCGGTCATGCGCCTGCTGCGCTACCCGCCGCTCGAAGGCGCTGAAGCCGAAGGGGCGATCCGTGCCGCCGCGCATGGCGACATCAATACGATCACGCTGCTGCTGGGCGCAGAAGAGGCCGGCCTCGAACTGCTGACCAAGCAGGACGAATGGAAGGCCGTGGACGTGCCCGAAGGCGCGCTGGTCATCAATGTCGGCGACATGCTCGACCGGCTGACCAACGGCAAGCTGCGCTCGACCACGCACCGCGTGGTCAATCCGCGCGGCGAGGCGGCATACAGGGCGCGCTATTCGATGCCCTTCTTCCTGCACTTCCGCCCGGACTACACGATCGAGACGCTGGAAAGCTGCATCGATCCGGCCCGTCCGGACGACCATCCGGCGCCGATTTCCAGCCACGATTTCCTGATGCAGCGCCTCCGCGAGATCAATCTCGCCTGA